The Entelurus aequoreus isolate RoL-2023_Sb linkage group LG08, RoL_Eaeq_v1.1, whole genome shotgun sequence genome segment AATGGACCTAACGcaaaaaaagtcacattgatattCTCAGCACATCAATAATTCATGTTTCCTAATCATTAGGCATGTTGCCATcgaggttttatgctgccgataccTTCAAAcatgagtgagattggccgataccaatactgatcacatgtattaactgtacatttttcaattcatcaataacaatattaatacaatatttacagtacttCGTTTTTTATTATTGATCAAAACaatgtcaatagtacacaataactaaaaaaaaatagcatctactactcatttaaattagagatgtccgataatatcggactgccgatattctcggccgataaatgcttaaaaatgtaatatcggaaatgatcggtatctgtttcaaaaagtacaatttatgactttttaaaacgccgctgtacggagtggtacacggacgtagggagaagtacagcgcgccaataaaccttaaaggcactgcctttgcgtgccggcccagtcacataatatctacggcttttcacacacacaagtgaatgcaagtcatacttggtcaacagccatacaggtcacactgagggtgaccgtataaacaactttaacagtgttacaaatatgcgccacactgtgaacccacaccaaacaagaatgacaaacacatttcgggagaacatccgcaccgtaacacaacataaacacaacagaacaaatacccagaacctcttgcagcactgactcttccgggaaactacaatatacaccccccgctaccactaaACCCCCCTCTCCCcccactctggactgaagctgtgggccttcattgtttttgtagctgttgttttgaggcatgtttaaaaaacataaaataaataatgcactttgtgaaagtcaaagtatagtatttcccatagttgtagtgggtattgggattatctcagggagagcatgtcccaaattccaagctgctgttttgaggcatgttaaaaaaactaatgcactttgtgacttcaataataaatatggcagtgccgtgttggcacttttttccataactggagttgaagttgttctcttattttggaaaaccttgtttttgattgattgattgaaacttgtattagtagattgcacagtacagcacatattccgtacaattgaccactaaatggaaacACTTGAACAAGTTTTtttacttgtttaagtcggggtccacttttatcaattcatggtaaagttacattgtttaatgcaggggtcaccaacgcggtgcccgcgggcaccaggtagcccgtaaggaccagatgagtagcccgctggcctgttctaaaaatagctcaaatagcagcacttaccagtgagctgcctctattttttaaattttatttatttactagcaagctggtctcgctttgctcgacatttttaattctaagagagacaaaactcaaatagaatttgaaaatccaagaaaatattttaaagacttggtctttactaactgacaaagaaacagataacatatttggtgtccagttcaaagtgtgacatgatttatttaaaaatttgagagtttacttttatattttacatgagttatttgtacaaacatggtgcaaagtaattcatgatttgttaaaaaatgttagtggctagctagttaaaatgggatattgtgatttcacaagactgtcttagaagtgatcatttgaaaatgttcaatttgaaaaatgtgcacttagagaaaatataaaaataaagtgttgcatattgatatttatctgtttctatatatatttattgtgagaaatcattaagatgatcagtgtttccacaatgataaatataattaattattaataataacagagttaaaggtaaattgagcaaattggctatttatggcaatttatttaagtgtgtatcaaactggtagcccttcgcattaatcactacccaagaagtagctcttggtttcaaaaatgttggtgacccctgctttaatgcatccagcggggcatcacaacaaaattaggtataataatgtgttaattccacgactgtatgtatcggtatcggttgatatcggaattggtaattaagagttggacaatatcggaatatcggcaaaaaagccatcatcggacatctctaatcaaaacaatgtcaacaactagcatctactactcatttaaatcctttggtttttgcctttatagtcctcctgtgtccagaaaATTACTCCCTGAGTTTGTTAACATGAACAAAACTACCAAAAtattatttagaaaaaataaaaatatcgacctaatcaGTCTCGAATCGATCATATACTGACAGTAGGGCTGGgcaaaatatataaaatgatCACGATTAATTTCTTCATATCATTTTATCTcgttgaatattaaaaaaaaaaaatgttttaattaaagcAGATTGTGTTACGGCGCAcgcgcagtctgcttctccctcctctgCGGGAGCACCTAGTAGCTCCGCAAGACACGCCGCCGCAGCCGTAGGCGATCGGCGCACTTGGACCTGATGAGATGGAGCtgaataaaggaccagtggacccaaggatcctggcgggaacttagtttctctATGGTGAACCGTAAGCCGACAAGCTTTATTCTCTCTCCGTGTTTCCTCGTTGATTTGTCCCCCGTCTTCTCCCTTGTGcccgcagtgttttccttccATTGCCCCGGATCTCAACTGCCTCCCTTGTTCCTCGACCCCCGCTCTGGACACGGACTCCGACGCCTCTCTCTCTGCCCCGCGGACCTCACTTGGATCACGGACCCCTTTCGCCTAGCCCCCTTTGGATTTGTCttgcttcctcatccaacatcacagtaacacacaacagttaataacacacatagtttaacaccacacacactcttggattttggtcaCACATTCCATTCCTTAGTTTAAGTATcgttagttagtattgtttattattattatatatatatatattgatgatatatataataaatcattgaacattactgccccctcgtgtctgagccgtcatctcccTCTGCAGTAACCATAATAGATTGTCCCATGCAGGATTATAGCGAGGACCCTACTCTTTATTACTGCAagtcttgtaacagacatttctgCCATATTTGATCAAggtaatactgtatatacagtgtttcccataaactgccaagatacctgtggcggtgggggcgtggctatgggcgcggtcaccatgacatcgagtaatttgcataatttactacaatgatatgattttctctaaaaaggctcaaaaaatgcatacttactaattaataacagttttgttttaaacgtccatccatccatccatccattttacaatataattacaacactttatgtacatatttatatacagatttgaacaataagttattccctgaaatatatttattaattgtggttcttacagaaattatatcttataaaatataaaagctaaaatgtctcttaaagctctgcccctttaattagtgcatactaaataatttaactttagcctactactacaaccatattatttaccagcaacataaagtgaaacagaggcagaggtgtcctgccacagtcagtaacaaataaacagaaaacagtagtggtcaaatataaataaggcaacaagagaagtatcctacacttctcttttgtaaagtaaatctgaacagcctatatgggcatctacatcaactatatgattttcctgagaagctggacaggacataaaaaaacaaaaataattttttttaaataatttttttaaatttgtggcggacgtaattctttcgtggcagaccgccacaaataaatgaatgtgtgggaaacactgatatcctAACAACTGACAACTGTCATTGTGTTCATATCTATGATtgtttactagaggtgcaacGGTACAGGTAACCCACACTATGGTCCGTAACTCCCTTTTAGGGCcacggttttgcttctttttcggtATGTTATGTGGCGGTAAAGAGGacaccttttttttcccctctcaaAAGTTATGTTGCATGTCATCACAAActtcattctgcagtaaacaagtgGTGTAGTGGATACCATAAGACttgtatttcaagttaacatGTACTACACAACACTTTTAAATGGTGATATAATATTTGTATTCTTTgatgacttgtatacatcagtgcttctcaccagtgcttcGGTAAACAACAAGTGGTGACCCAGATGTTTAAAACTCCAATTCTGTATCTTATGTttaatgaaaatacattaaagtgcagtgtgaatttgaggtactgtaaataATGTGTACTAAGACATAAAACATGTtcaatgattatttcaggaacaaaatgttttatccacaaactcaaaaatgattttaacaaagtgtttgatgtttttttttattactacaCGTTATAGCAGAGCAGTTGAATCAGAGcaaacacataaacaaaaagtctgattcaaaaatatttagatataaaatgtatttttttcatgatTGAATTAGTACAGTCCTTCTCAAACAGTGGGGAGGTGTGTTGTGTtgcttcctttaatgttaataaacttacaatgttatgcagaggtgtagttataacaactttatagacaaatgattaaAAATGGTGGAGTGGGTGGGGTGGGGCGCAAAATATTTCCTTCTTCCTAGAAGGGGCGTAACAGAAACTTTTTGAGAAGCACTGAATTAGTACGTGTGTTTATTCTCCCAGTCGTGACCAATAGGCAAGCACATTCGGTGCCTGTGAGACCGCATTGAGGGCAGGATTACCGCGGACACCACAATGTGAGCTGCATCAGTCAGGGAGACTAAAGTCTGTCACTGAAGTGTCTGCTCCAATCTAAACTAAGCACTTACTTATTTAGTGTTGTTTCAAGATAGCTAAGCAGTAAGCTTAACTATTAGCATTCCTGCTCCCGGCTTGCTCTCAgtatgtaacatgtttagtctcatcttccagtgataatgctacttaaaggcctactgaaatgaattgtttttatttaaacgggaatagcagatccattctatgtgtcatacttgatcatttcgcgatattgccatatttttgctgaaaggatttagtagagaaaatcgacgataaagttcgcaacttttgctcgctgataaaaaaagccttgcctgtaccggaagtagcgtgacgtcacaggagctagtattcctcacaattccccgttgtttacaatggagcgagagagattcggaccgagaaagtgacgattaccccattaatttgagcgaggatgaaagattcgtagatgaggaacgttacagtgaaggacttgagaggcagtgatggacgtatcttttttcgctctgaccgtaacttaggtacaagctggctcattggattccacactctctcctttttctattgtggatcacagatttgtattttaaaccacctcagatactatatcctcttgaaaatgagagtcgagaacgcgaaatggacattcacagtgactgaacatgtaaatacacgattaataatattcagctttgcgaagctaaaaaaatagaagctaacctagcaacgtagccaacgtgatagcatcagtctcaaatgcagatagaaactaaattaaaaaaaaccctgactggatggatagacagaagatcaaaaatactattaaaccatgaacatgtaaatacacgattaataatattcagcttttcgaagctaaaaaaatagaagctaacctagctacgtagccaatgtgatagcatagcagtctcaaatgcagatagaaactaaattaaaaaaaaccctgactggatggatagacagaagatcaaaaatactattaaaccatgaacatgtaaatacacgattaataatattcagcttttcgaagctaaaaaaatagaagctaacctagctacgtagccaaagtgatagcatagcagtctcaaatgcagatagaaactaaattaaaaaaaaccctgactggatggatagacagaagatcaaaaatactattaaaccatgaacatgtaaatacacgattaataatattcagcttggcgaagctaaaaaaacagaagctaacttagatgcggcggcgggcgtactcactgtagtgcgtctgctatcctgctcaaaacacaacacaacctcctggtgttggtgtcgctgtagtccgccgctccaccgatcgcacctacaactttcttatttgcagtctccattgtccattaaacaaattgcaaaagattcaccaacacagatgtccagaatactgtggaattttgtcgaagaaaacagaggtatttgaattgggtccaaacacttcccttgccctcgtgacgtcacgcgcatacgtcatcataccgccacgttttcaagcggaagtttcctgggaagtttaaaattgcactttataagttaacccggccgtattggcatgtgttgcaatgttaagatttcatcattaatatataaactatcagactgcgtggtcggtagtagtgggtttcagtaggcctttaatgatacaTAAGATACTAAAAAATgcagtttaccgtatttttcggactataaatcgctccggagtataaatcgcaccggccgaaaatgcataataaagaagggaaaaaaacatatataagtcgcactggagtataagtcgcatattttacggtaatgtgttaataatttcacacataaatgataaatgataaatgggttatacttgtatagcgcttttctaccttcaaggtactcaaagcgctttgacagtatttccacatttacccattcacacacacattcacacactgatggcgggagctgccatgcaataagtcggtcctgagtataagtcgcacccccggccaaactatgaaaaaaactgcgacttatagtccgaaaaatacggtacttgccgTAATGGAGGTAATTATCATTAACTTAGTGGAGCAGCTTCACATTGTGTATGGCAGTCCACCAAGGGGTGTGCGGTGCGATGCCAGTACCATATCAGTATCAAACTCGTTTTGAAAAGCTATGCAgtacaaaacgtgctcattgtagccattaatcctgacttcctcattttgaccaaaaacattttttgtaatattttttgttttgtaggttacgtgttttgtattttgtGCTCCTGAATTAATgtcgctgatcaatttgaatatattattaagttcatttcattttatttttcagtataaaATGGCTGAAGTCGGTCAAAAAATATTTGTAGTTTTAGGAAGGATTACATTATTCTTTTAATTTCAAGCAAATTGaggcactttaaatcttttctgcTGCAGACTAAACAATGTTGAAAaataagttattctttgttgtaaattGATCGATATTTTTTTCGTCTTGTTGTCTTCTTtaatgtagggttgtcccgataccaatattttggtatccgtaccaaagtgtatttcgatacttttcaaaataaaggggaccacaaacaatgtaattattggcttcattttaacataaaatcttatgatacattaaatatccgtaattttgtcataaaataggatagtgaacataccagacaacttctcttttagtagtaagcaagcaaacaaaggcttctaatatgcctgctgacgtatgcagtaacatattattaTTTCTCATTCAATTTTGTGTTacaattataaaggacaagctgtaaaaatgattaataatgtacttgttcatttactgttaatatctgttttaacatgttctatccacacttatgttcaaatgtaataaccacttattcttctgttgtttgatactttacgtacggggggtgtatattgtagcgtcccggaagagttagtgctgcaaggggttctgggtatttgttctgttgtgtttatgttgtgttacggtgcggatgttctcccgaaatgtgtttgtcattcttgtttggtgtgggttcacagtgtggcgcatatttgtaacagtgttatagttgtttatacggtcaccctcagtgtgacctgtatggctgttgaccaagtatgcatggcattcacttgggtgtgtgaaaagccgtagatattgtgtgattgggccggcacgcaaatgcagtgcctttaaggcacggccccaatattgttgtctgggtgtaaatcaggagaaattcgggaggggcactgaaattcgggagtctcccgggaaaatcgggagggttggcaagtatgactgggagacgcaactgctctgtacttctccctacgtccgtgtaccgttttaaaaagtcataacattttcctttttgaaaccgataccgataatttccgatattacatttcaaagcatttatcggcagtccgatgttatcggacagctctagataaaacatttcaaaatggcCCTTGATGCTTTTATTGTTGAGGACTCCAAGAGATACCTGTGTTTGTGTAGCAGGAGAACCAGCAGCCAGATGTTACACAGGATCACGCCACACGTTTCAGCCATGGCGAAGGCCCACGGGATTCGAGGCACGCTGTGGACAAAAAAGCGTGTAATATTAATAAAGCGGGCTGATGTTAGTAAGAGAGTAGTCACCTGTCCAGGAAGATATCCGGCAAGGGCGGGTACGTGCGCATGTCAGGGACCCTCTCGTGCACGATGACCATGACGAAGGAGGTGAATCCAAACACAAAGACCACATAGACGGAGCTGAGCACCGTCTTCCAGTACTCGGGATCCAGCCTGCGCGCTTGCTGCTTGTACTTCCCGTTGGTGTACTGCTGGTACTCCTCGCCCACGGGCGCCGTGTCCGTGCTGTCGCAGTCCCTCCCGGGCTCGCCGTTGCACAACCAGTCCACGTTGCCGCCGGCGCCGGTCGGGGAGTGTCCGTCGAAGGGGAGGCCCAGCTCATCCAGCAGGTCCAGGTTCTGCTTCTGGAGCTTGCGGATGGATACCATGAGGCGCTTGATGTCGCCCAGCACCTTGAGCTCCAGGGGCGGCGAGCGCAGGTCGTACTCGCTGAGGGCCAGCAGGCTGGTGCCGTCCAGGCGGTGCTTGTAGCACAGCAGGTCCACATAGTCGCAGAAGCCCTCCTCCTTCAGCCACTTGGCCACGTGTTTGGGCGTCCAGCGGCGGACGCTCGGCTGGCTCATTTCCTCCTTCGCTCCCAAAACTGTGGGACGACAACAGTGAGTGTGAGTCCACATTAACCCTCATGCTACCTGTTTGAAGTTCTCTTTGcaaatatcaaaacaacactgccATTAGTCTGTGCTGCTTTGTAAAAAAATGCTCTAATATtactagtttatttatttattttctcagAATATTATACACACATTGGCGTTGTATTGCAACTGTAGTTTACCTTTCAACATTACAAGTTACTCATCTGTACTTTATTCTAATAAAAAGTAATTGTGGCCGAGGGCGtggggtagggctgggcgatatggccttctattaatatatctcgatatttttaggccatgtcacgata includes the following:
- the LOC133655396 gene encoding sphingomyelin synthase-related protein 1-like, with amino-acid sequence MSQPSVRRWTPKHVAKWLKEEGFCDYVDLLCYKHRLDGTSLLALSEYDLRSPPLELKVLGDIKRLMVSIRKLQKQNLDLLDELGLPFDGHSPTGAGGNVDWLCNGEPGRDCDSTDTAPVGEEYQQYTNGKYKQQARRLDPEYWKTVLSSVYVVFVFGFTSFVMVIVHERVPDMRTYPPLPDIFLDSVPRIPWAFAMAETCGVILCNIWLLVLLLHKHRSILLRRLCSLMGTVFMLRCITMFVTSLSVPGQHLQCSGKIYGDMWAKLQRAVAIWSGFGMTLTGVHTCGDYMFSGHTVVLTMLNFFVTEYTPRSWNFIHTLSWVLNLFGIFFILAAHEHYSIDVFIAFYITTRLFLYYHTLANTRAYQQSRRARIWFPMFSFFECNVNGPVPNEYCWPFSRPAVMRMLIG